Genomic segment of Nitrospirota bacterium:
CGGCTTTTTAGGTGGCAGAACAGGAATGACCTTTGCCATCATCTTCGCTGCAGGGATGAACTTTTTTGCATACTGGTTCAGCGACAAGGTTATCCTCAAGATGTACAAGGCACATGAAGTTAGCGAGGCAGAGGCCCCTGAGCTTTACTCCATTGTCAGGAGACTCACGCAGAAGGCGGGAATGCCCATGCCAAAGGTCTATATTATCGATGCAGATCAGCCGAATGCCTTTGCAACAGGGAGGAACCCTAAACACGCGGCCGTGGCTGTAACAAACAGTATCATGAGACTCCTGAGTCGTGAGGAACTGGAAGGTGTGATCGGGCATGAGCTCGCTCATATCAAACACAGGGATATACTCGTCAGCAGTGTTGCTGCAACCATTGCAGGAGCCATAAGCTATCTTGCCCAGATGGCACAGTGGGCTTTCATCTTCGGTGGTTTCGGGCGTGGCAGTGAC
This window contains:
- the htpX gene encoding zinc metalloprotease HtpX, which gives rise to MNTVKTFMLLTIMTLFFVWIGGFLGGRTGMTFAIIFAAGMNFFAYWFSDKVILKMYKAHEVSEAEAPELYSIVRRLTQKAGMPMPKVYIIDADQPNAFATGRNPKHAAVAVTNSIMRLLSREELEGVIGHELAHIKHRDILVSSVAATIAGAISYLAQMAQWAFIFGGFGRGSDERGGNPFVALIMMIVAPIAAMIVQMAISRSREFAADTGGAKITGNPRYLASALRKLHMASELIPMNATPATSHLFIVNPLSGKKVAKLFSTHPPVEERIARLEAMSL